From Dethiobacter alkaliphilus AHT 1, a single genomic window includes:
- the rbfA gene encoding 30S ribosome-binding factor RbfA, whose translation MTDQRAHRVGEEIKREVSSILRTEIKDPRVTGLISVTDVAVTRDLRHAKLFISMLGSEEEQQETLSALSRAVGFIRSEIGKRIRLRHTPEISFHLDKSIAYGAHINKILADLNPGGEGQSGE comes from the coding sequence ATGACGGATCAACGTGCCCACCGGGTGGGCGAAGAGATAAAGCGGGAAGTTAGCAGTATCCTGCGAACTGAAATCAAAGATCCGCGGGTGACAGGCCTAATCAGTGTGACAGATGTGGCGGTAACCCGGGACCTTCGACACGCAAAACTTTTTATCAGTATGCTGGGCAGCGAAGAAGAGCAGCAGGAAACATTGTCTGCGCTTTCCCGTGCTGTGGGCTTTATTCGCAGTGAAATCGGCAAACGCATCCGCCTGCGCCATACTCCGGAAATCTCTTTTCACCTGGATAAATCAATAGCATACGGTGCCCATATCAACAAAATTCTGGCGGATTTAAATCCCGGCGGGGAAGGTCAATCCGGTGAGTAG
- a CDS encoding DHH family phosphoesterase → MSSLQEIAARLKSANNILLTTHIQPDGDAIGSLLGLGYALRQLGRNVTLFSADPVPKRFCFLTGAELIVSGELPGADFDCVVTLDCSDQDRVAPVWEQIKERIIINIDHHPTNNLFGRINYVDEKASATGEIVYELLSVLEAPLDPAVAAALYVAISTDTGSFKYENTTARTHRVIAHLLEAGASPREITPRVFDLRSRTAVCVLREALNSLEFNADGKVAWMALTEKEIKLCGAGDEDLDGIVNYAKNIQGVDVGLFFREKADKTVKVGLRSHNADVGKVAQALGGGGHARAAGCSLDMKLADARKTVLAAVEQEVYQ, encoded by the coding sequence GTGAGTAGCCTGCAGGAGATTGCCGCCCGGTTAAAGTCTGCAAACAATATTCTTTTGACCACACATATTCAACCCGACGGAGATGCCATCGGCTCTCTGTTGGGCCTTGGATATGCTTTGCGGCAGTTGGGCCGGAATGTCACTTTATTTTCAGCTGATCCTGTGCCAAAGCGATTCTGTTTTTTGACAGGAGCAGAGCTGATTGTCTCCGGGGAACTGCCCGGGGCCGACTTTGATTGCGTGGTAACCCTTGATTGCAGTGATCAGGACCGGGTCGCACCGGTCTGGGAACAGATAAAAGAGCGGATAATCATTAACATTGACCATCATCCCACCAACAATCTTTTTGGCCGGATAAATTATGTTGATGAAAAAGCTTCTGCCACCGGTGAAATTGTTTATGAGCTGCTTTCAGTCCTGGAAGCACCGCTGGATCCGGCGGTGGCAGCCGCCCTTTATGTGGCCATCAGCACCGATACCGGCTCTTTCAAATATGAAAATACCACGGCCCGGACACACCGTGTCATCGCTCATTTGCTGGAGGCCGGGGCCTCCCCCAGGGAGATTACACCCCGTGTCTTTGATCTCCGCTCACGCACTGCGGTGTGTGTTCTGCGGGAAGCGCTAAATTCACTGGAGTTTAACGCCGACGGCAAAGTGGCCTGGATGGCTTTAACCGAAAAGGAAATAAAGCTCTGCGGCGCCGGGGATGAGGATTTGGACGGTATTGTAAATTACGCAAAAAATATTCAAGGTGTGGACGTCGGCCTTTTTTTCCGGGAAAAGGCAGATAAAACCGTGAAGGTGGGCCTTCGCTCTCACAATGCCGACGTGGGTAAAGTGGCCCAGGCACTGGGCGGCGGTGGACATGCCCGGGCAGCCGGGTGCTCTTTGGACATGAAGCTTGCCGATGCACGCAAAACCGTATTGGCGGCAGTGGAGCAGGAAGTGTATCAATGA
- a CDS encoding glycosyltransferase family 2 protein: protein MRIIAIIPAYNEEKTIGGVLEVLGQVPRIEEVIVVNDGSTDQTAQVVAQYSAVTLVNLDENRGKGGAIQAGLDRSRADVVLFLDADLIGLRTDHVEQLLDPVTNNDTVMSIGLFENGRVATDLAQKVAPYLSGQRAVRRDVLEAVDDLDISRFGVEVAITRLVEARNLPVREVFLDDLTHVTKEEKLGVFKGFAARMKMYWEIVRYYARIDSPK from the coding sequence ATGAGAATAATCGCCATCATTCCCGCTTATAACGAGGAAAAAACCATAGGCGGCGTTTTGGAAGTTCTGGGACAGGTCCCGCGCATAGAAGAAGTGATTGTGGTAAACGACGGATCCACGGATCAAACTGCCCAGGTGGTGGCACAGTACTCGGCGGTTACATTGGTGAACCTGGATGAAAACCGCGGTAAAGGTGGCGCCATTCAGGCCGGCCTGGACCGCAGCCGTGCCGATGTGGTGCTTTTTTTGGATGCGGATCTTATTGGTTTGCGCACAGATCATGTGGAGCAGCTTTTGGACCCGGTAACCAACAATGATACGGTGATGAGTATCGGGCTATTTGAAAACGGCCGGGTGGCCACCGATTTGGCACAGAAGGTAGCACCTTATCTTTCAGGGCAGCGGGCGGTGCGCCGTGATGTGCTGGAAGCCGTTGATGATTTAGACATTTCCCGCTTTGGTGTGGAGGTGGCCATAACCAGATTGGTTGAGGCCCGGAACCTGCCGGTACGGGAGGTCTTTCTGGACGATCTTACCCATGTGACCAAAGAAGAGAAGCTGGGAGTTTTTAAGGGCTTTGCGGCCAGAATGAAGATGTATTGGGAAATTGTCCGTTATTATGCCCGGATCGACAGTCCTAAGTGA
- a CDS encoding L7Ae/L30e/S12e/Gadd45 family ribosomal protein — protein MSEKALSLLGMARRAGKLSMQEEANLSAIRSGRAKLLILAEDAGAATAKKYIDKCTYYRVPYVRVEDKTELGMALGTSPRSAVAVLDDGFANRLKELFLS, from the coding sequence ATGTCTGAGAAAGCACTTTCACTTCTGGGCATGGCCCGCCGTGCCGGCAAATTATCCATGCAGGAAGAAGCAAATCTCTCTGCCATTCGCAGTGGCCGTGCCAAGCTTTTGATTCTGGCAGAAGATGCCGGTGCAGCCACTGCAAAAAAATATATTGATAAATGCACGTATTACCGTGTGCCTTATGTCCGTGTAGAGGACAAGACGGAGCTGGGCATGGCTTTAGGTACATCGCCCCGTTCCGCTGTAGCAGTACTGGATGATGGCTTTGCGAACAGGTTAAAAGAACTTTTTCTATCGTAA
- a CDS encoding DUF503 domain-containing protein, giving the protein MAIGILTVTLRLPGIHSLKEKRAVLKSLIARLRQKFNISVAEVGDQDKWQSAVLGIAGISGSSALMHRSLEQVLNYIEQNPDVLVTKTDMEIL; this is encoded by the coding sequence ATGGCCATAGGTATTCTTACGGTAACTTTGCGCCTTCCCGGCATTCATTCTCTCAAAGAGAAACGAGCGGTATTGAAATCACTGATAGCCCGTCTGCGGCAGAAGTTTAATATTTCTGTTGCCGAGGTGGGAGATCAGGATAAGTGGCAGTCTGCGGTGCTGGGGATTGCCGGAATTTCCGGCAGCAGCGCGCTGATGCATCGTTCGTTGGAACAGGTGCTAAACTATATTGAGCAAAATCCGGACGTTCTGGTAACCAAAACAGATATGGAAATCCTCTAA
- the nusA gene encoding transcription termination factor NusA produces MNEEFLAAMDAIEKEKGVKKEVLFEAIEAALVSAYKRNFNAAANVRVQLNRESGEIKVYTRLEVVEEESNDPQLEISLQDAQKIDSRYEPGEIVEKEVTPKNFGRIAAQTAKQVVIQRIREAEREIVFDEYIDREEDIITGIVQRMEQKNVIMDLGKTEAVLLPTEQMPGDDYRQSERVKAYITEVKKTSKGPQIFVSRTHPGLLKRLFELEVPEIFDGTVEIKSVAREAGYRSKLAVYSKNKDVDPVGACVGPKGARVQAIVTELRGEKIDIVKWDEDPVIFVANSLSPAKVMSVSLHQEQKVASVVVPDYQLSLAIGKEGQNARLAAKLTGWKIDITSESQAAERQGLPVEERSELFGNDEDVIDPENTVPGVPDELVEAVYRPEKGDEDDETP; encoded by the coding sequence ATGAATGAAGAATTCTTGGCGGCCATGGATGCCATTGAGAAAGAAAAAGGTGTAAAAAAAGAGGTGCTGTTTGAAGCAATTGAGGCGGCACTGGTATCTGCTTATAAGCGCAACTTTAATGCTGCCGCCAATGTTCGTGTGCAGCTGAACCGGGAATCCGGGGAGATAAAAGTTTATACCCGGCTGGAAGTGGTGGAAGAGGAGTCAAACGATCCACAACTGGAAATATCTTTGCAGGATGCCCAGAAGATAGATTCCCGCTATGAGCCCGGAGAGATTGTGGAAAAAGAGGTTACTCCGAAAAATTTCGGCCGGATCGCCGCCCAGACTGCAAAGCAGGTTGTGATTCAGCGGATTCGCGAAGCTGAACGGGAAATTGTTTTCGACGAATATATCGATCGTGAAGAGGATATCATCACCGGTATTGTTCAGCGCATGGAGCAGAAAAATGTGATTATGGATTTGGGCAAGACTGAAGCGGTACTGTTGCCCACCGAGCAGATGCCCGGCGATGATTACAGGCAGAGTGAACGGGTAAAAGCCTATATCACAGAAGTGAAGAAAACCTCCAAGGGACCGCAGATTTTTGTTTCCAGGACACACCCGGGCCTGTTAAAGAGACTGTTTGAGCTGGAAGTTCCGGAAATTTTTGACGGTACCGTGGAGATTAAGTCTGTGGCTCGTGAAGCCGGGTACCGCTCTAAACTGGCTGTTTACTCCAAAAATAAGGATGTGGACCCGGTGGGCGCCTGCGTGGGCCCCAAAGGAGCAAGGGTACAGGCAATTGTTACCGAATTGCGCGGTGAAAAAATAGATATTGTAAAGTGGGATGAGGATCCGGTGATTTTTGTGGCCAACTCCCTTTCACCGGCTAAAGTGATGTCGGTATCTCTGCATCAGGAACAAAAAGTGGCCAGCGTGGTAGTTCCCGATTATCAGCTTTCTCTGGCCATTGGCAAAGAGGGGCAAAACGCCAGGCTGGCGGCAAAGCTTACAGGTTGGAAAATCGATATCACCAGTGAGAGCCAGGCTGCTGAGCGGCAAGGGCTGCCGGTGGAGGAACGAAGCGAGCTTTTCGGCAATGATGAAGATGTTATTGATCCGGAAAACACCGTTCCCGGAGTACCGGATGAACTTGTTGAAGCGGTATACCGTCCCGAAAAGGGAGATGAGGATGATGAAACCCCGTAA
- the rseP gene encoding RIP metalloprotease RseP: MLTFVASILIFGVLIFFHELGHYAVAKKVGIGVYEFAIGFGPKLFSWRSEETDYSLRAFPLGGFVRLVGEDPEESNEEGSFQQKSVLSRFAVIAAGPIMNLILAVLLFSLIFFAFWGVPTNVIRTVEPGAPAEQVGLQEGDRIVSVAGEPVDDWFEITSRIHAHPEQEITIEFIREGESQSVRVTPKEDPDAGVGLIGIGPEYRKYALFASLSQGVTYTFSVLVFFVTSIAQMITGAIAPDVMGPVGIIGMVGEVARTGMTEVLSLAALISLNLGVINLLPIPALDGSRLMFLLLEGVRGKPIDPQKESFVHFIGFTMLILLMLVVTFNDLVRLNIF, from the coding sequence ATGCTGACATTTGTTGCTTCGATTCTGATTTTTGGCGTTCTGATTTTCTTTCATGAACTGGGACATTACGCAGTGGCTAAAAAAGTGGGCATCGGCGTGTATGAATTTGCCATCGGTTTTGGCCCTAAGCTTTTTAGCTGGCGTTCAGAAGAGACAGACTACTCCCTGCGGGCGTTTCCGCTGGGAGGTTTTGTGCGACTGGTGGGAGAAGATCCGGAAGAAAGCAATGAAGAAGGCAGCTTTCAGCAGAAATCCGTTCTGAGTCGTTTTGCCGTTATTGCCGCCGGCCCCATTATGAACCTGATTCTGGCCGTACTGTTGTTTTCATTGATATTTTTTGCGTTTTGGGGGGTACCCACCAACGTTATCAGGACAGTTGAACCAGGAGCTCCCGCAGAGCAGGTGGGACTGCAGGAAGGAGACCGGATAGTTTCCGTTGCCGGTGAACCGGTGGATGATTGGTTCGAGATAACTTCCCGAATTCATGCCCACCCGGAGCAGGAGATCACCATCGAGTTCATCCGTGAAGGGGAAAGTCAGTCGGTCCGCGTTACCCCCAAAGAAGATCCGGATGCCGGAGTGGGGTTAATTGGCATCGGGCCTGAATATCGCAAGTATGCTCTTTTTGCCTCTCTTAGCCAAGGTGTGACGTACACCTTCAGTGTCTTGGTGTTTTTTGTAACCAGTATAGCGCAAATGATCACCGGTGCCATCGCCCCCGATGTTATGGGTCCGGTTGGTATTATTGGCATGGTAGGTGAGGTGGCCCGAACCGGTATGACCGAAGTGCTCTCCCTGGCGGCACTTATCAGCCTGAATCTGGGCGTTATCAATTTGCTGCCCATTCCTGCACTGGATGGTAGCAGGCTGATGTTTTTGCTGCTGGAGGGAGTCCGGGGCAAACCCATCGATCCGCAGAAAGAATCATTTGTGCATTTTATCGGCTTTACCATGCTGATTCTGTTAATGTTGGTCGTTACATTTAATGACTTGGTCAGATTAAATATTTTCTAA
- the rimP gene encoding ribosome maturation factor RimP yields MSNIAERVTAIADPLAEKLGFELVDVEYVKEGSQMILRVFIDREGGITLDHCQEMSHALSDELDRVDPIEQSYHLEVSSPGIERPLKKDEDFVRFAGKPVSIKLFAPLEGKKKYGGILRGLEEGEILLEVENNNLVRIPRTQVAKANLAFI; encoded by the coding sequence GTGTCAAATATTGCAGAGAGGGTCACGGCTATTGCCGATCCTTTGGCGGAGAAGCTGGGTTTTGAACTGGTGGATGTGGAATACGTCAAGGAAGGCAGCCAAATGATTCTGCGAGTGTTTATCGACAGGGAAGGGGGCATCACCCTGGACCACTGCCAGGAGATGAGCCATGCCTTAAGTGATGAACTGGACCGGGTGGACCCCATCGAACAGAGTTATCATTTAGAGGTTTCCTCACCGGGCATAGAACGTCCGCTAAAAAAGGATGAGGATTTTGTGCGGTTTGCCGGGAAGCCGGTGTCCATTAAGCTTTTTGCGCCGCTGGAGGGCAAAAAAAAGTATGGCGGCATACTGCGTGGATTGGAAGAAGGAGAAATTCTTCTGGAAGTTGAGAACAATAACTTAGTGAGAATTCCCCGAACCCAGGTTGCCAAAGCAAACCTGGCTTTCATATAA
- the truB gene encoding tRNA pseudouridine(55) synthase TruB, producing the protein MNGIINILKPPGMTSHNVVSFLRRLSSMRRIGHTGTLDPGAAGVLPVCLGQATRVSEYVLHMDKVYRAELTLGKSTDTEDASGTMVAEQAVPVLNKQEITKVLSSFVGQQTQIPPMYSAVKVGGKKLYELARQGGEVDRKAREIHVYSMKLLQVDKQKITFDVACSRGTYVRTLCREIAEKLGTVGHMSFLLRTGVGPFLLQDSFTLEELSALGQKESLSAVLLSADTALGHLPAISLSHQQAGRVANGNTISLDTVDLSEGSLVRIYAEKQQFLAVGRIKEGRLKPEKVFNKD; encoded by the coding sequence ATGAACGGAATTATTAACATTCTCAAACCACCGGGAATGACCTCCCACAATGTAGTCAGCTTCTTGCGGCGTTTGAGCAGTATGCGCCGTATCGGCCACACCGGAACCCTGGATCCCGGCGCTGCCGGAGTTTTGCCTGTTTGTCTGGGACAGGCTACCCGGGTTTCCGAATATGTGCTGCACATGGATAAGGTATATCGTGCCGAACTTACTCTGGGAAAGTCAACAGATACCGAAGATGCTTCGGGCACGATGGTGGCAGAGCAGGCCGTCCCTGTTTTAAATAAGCAGGAAATTACCAAGGTTTTAAGCAGCTTTGTGGGGCAGCAAACCCAGATACCTCCCATGTATTCAGCAGTTAAAGTGGGAGGAAAAAAATTATATGAACTGGCCCGACAGGGTGGGGAAGTGGACCGCAAAGCCAGGGAAATTCACGTCTACAGTATGAAACTGTTGCAGGTGGACAAGCAAAAAATCACTTTTGATGTGGCCTGCTCACGGGGCACCTATGTGCGGACACTATGCCGGGAAATTGCTGAAAAACTAGGCACAGTGGGGCACATGTCTTTTCTGTTGCGTACCGGGGTAGGGCCGTTTCTGCTTCAGGACAGCTTTACTTTGGAAGAGTTGTCTGCGCTGGGCCAGAAAGAATCATTGTCCGCTGTGCTTTTAAGTGCCGATACAGCTTTGGGCCATTTGCCCGCCATAAGTTTATCGCACCAACAGGCCGGGCGTGTGGCAAACGGCAATACCATTTCTTTGGATACAGTTGATTTGTCTGAGGGAAGCCTGGTGCGGATTTACGCTGAGAAGCAACAGTTTCTTGCCGTAGGTCGCATCAAAGAGGGCCGGCTGAAACCGGAAAAAGTTTTTAATAAGGATTAA
- the infB gene encoding translation initiation factor IF-2, translated as MGKTRVYELAKRLDVPSKRIIDLLADIGFEVKNHMSVVDEEAVKRITYQLTGKGEAPATQPPAQAQKQKENKPQPPKKDGGKAPKAAEAKKAQGAGAQKDQPRKKTENKPQAKPQAKPQQQRGPKSAAPGQGPRDKKQKQQRRGKKRVDKRERKARREARLLSEQERQERTVVLEGRITVGELADKMGVSASDVISKLIGLGVMATINQAVDTDIAKMLAEEQGFEVEVKVDTLEEKLVETEEDKEEDLRPRPPVVTILGHVDHGKTSLLDAIREANVTSQEAGGITQHIGAYQAEYNDKKIVFLDTPGHEAFTAMRARGAQVTDIAIVVVAADDGVMPQTVEAINHVKAADVPIIIAVNKIDKPNANPDRVKQQLAEYELIPEDWGGDTVFVDVSALKHTGLDTLMEMILLVSEMAELKANPDKPALGTVVEAKLDKGRGPVATVLIQDGTIEVGDSIICGTIYGKVRAMVDDRGNRIEKAGPATPVEILGLNDVAEAGDMLQVVTDDKMARQISEKRSDKRREVELKKSAKVSLDDLFSQIQEGERKDLNIIAKADVQGSVEALRESLLKLSNDEVRVQVIHGGVGAVTESDVMLASASDAIIIGFNVRPEPSARKMAEREDVELRLYRVIYEALEDVKAAMTGMLAPEFKEVVLGQAEVRHLFKVSRLGTIAGCHVLEGKITRNADVRVIRDGIVIHEGKMDTLKRFKDDVREVQTGYDCGILLEKFNDYKEGDIVEAYTMEQVQPA; from the coding sequence ATGGGAAAAACCCGAGTGTATGAACTGGCAAAAAGGTTGGATGTTCCAAGTAAAAGAATTATTGACTTATTAGCCGATATTGGCTTTGAAGTTAAAAACCACATGAGTGTGGTGGATGAAGAGGCTGTGAAGCGGATTACCTATCAGCTTACCGGTAAAGGTGAGGCTCCCGCCACACAACCGCCTGCTCAGGCACAGAAACAAAAGGAAAACAAACCTCAGCCGCCCAAAAAAGACGGCGGTAAAGCCCCTAAGGCTGCCGAAGCAAAAAAGGCCCAGGGCGCTGGGGCGCAAAAGGATCAACCCAGAAAAAAAACGGAAAACAAACCACAGGCCAAGCCGCAGGCCAAGCCGCAGCAACAACGCGGACCCAAAAGCGCAGCGCCCGGCCAAGGCCCCCGCGATAAGAAACAGAAACAGCAACGCCGGGGGAAAAAACGGGTTGATAAAAGGGAGCGCAAGGCAAGGCGTGAAGCCCGTCTTCTGTCCGAACAGGAAAGACAGGAACGGACTGTGGTTTTAGAAGGCCGCATCACCGTAGGTGAGCTGGCTGATAAAATGGGAGTTAGTGCTTCGGACGTTATCAGTAAACTGATTGGCCTGGGAGTAATGGCAACCATTAACCAGGCTGTGGATACCGATATTGCCAAAATGCTGGCGGAAGAACAGGGTTTTGAGGTTGAAGTTAAGGTGGATACCCTGGAGGAGAAGCTGGTGGAAACAGAGGAGGACAAAGAAGAAGATCTTCGTCCCCGCCCGCCGGTGGTTACCATTCTGGGCCACGTTGACCATGGTAAAACCTCGCTGCTTGATGCCATCCGTGAGGCTAATGTGACTTCACAGGAAGCCGGCGGTATTACTCAGCATATCGGCGCTTACCAGGCTGAGTATAACGACAAGAAGATAGTTTTTCTTGATACCCCCGGACACGAAGCATTTACAGCCATGCGTGCCCGCGGAGCTCAGGTAACAGATATTGCCATTGTGGTGGTGGCCGCCGATGATGGCGTCATGCCGCAGACGGTGGAAGCCATTAACCACGTTAAAGCCGCCGATGTACCCATTATTATCGCGGTGAATAAGATTGATAAACCTAACGCCAATCCGGACCGGGTTAAGCAGCAGCTCGCCGAATATGAGCTGATTCCCGAAGATTGGGGCGGCGACACCGTCTTTGTGGACGTATCTGCCTTAAAGCACACAGGCCTGGATACTCTAATGGAGATGATTCTTCTGGTTTCCGAAATGGCGGAGTTGAAAGCCAACCCCGATAAACCGGCTCTGGGTACAGTGGTGGAAGCCAAGCTGGATAAAGGACGGGGCCCGGTGGCCACCGTATTGATTCAGGACGGCACCATTGAAGTGGGAGATTCCATCATCTGCGGAACCATCTACGGCAAGGTGCGGGCCATGGTGGATGACCGCGGCAATCGCATTGAAAAGGCGGGTCCGGCCACACCGGTGGAAATCTTAGGTTTAAACGACGTGGCGGAAGCCGGCGATATGCTGCAGGTGGTCACCGACGATAAAATGGCTCGACAGATTTCCGAAAAACGCTCCGACAAGCGTCGCGAAGTGGAGTTGAAAAAGTCTGCCAAGGTTTCCCTGGATGATTTATTCAGTCAGATTCAGGAAGGGGAACGCAAAGACTTAAATATTATTGCCAAAGCCGATGTGCAGGGTTCGGTGGAAGCGCTGCGAGAATCGCTTCTCAAACTGTCCAATGATGAAGTACGGGTGCAGGTGATTCACGGTGGAGTGGGTGCTGTAACCGAATCAGATGTGATGTTGGCTTCTGCTTCTGATGCCATTATTATCGGCTTTAATGTGCGTCCCGAACCCAGCGCCCGCAAGATGGCGGAGCGCGAAGACGTGGAACTGCGTCTGTATCGGGTAATTTATGAAGCGCTGGAGGACGTAAAGGCGGCCATGACCGGCATGCTGGCACCTGAGTTTAAGGAAGTGGTTCTTGGCCAGGCGGAGGTTCGCCATCTGTTTAAGGTTTCCCGGTTGGGTACCATTGCCGGCTGCCATGTGCTGGAAGGCAAGATAACCAGAAATGCCGATGTCCGCGTAATCCGCGACGGCATTGTTATTCATGAAGGTAAAATGGATACCTTGAAACGCTTTAAGGATGACGTACGGGAAGTGCAGACAGGTTATGACTGCGGAATTCTTTTGGAAAAGTTCAATGATTATAAAGAAGGCGACATTGTCGAAGCCTATACCATGGAGCAGGTTCAGCCGGCGTAG
- the rnpM gene encoding RNase P modulator RnpM, whose amino-acid sequence MMKPRKVPLRTCIGCQEQKNKRELVRIVRTPEGKVEMDPSGKKAGRGTYICQKRSCLEAAAKGKRIERSLKHPVSPAVVQEIAAKLPEDDGDV is encoded by the coding sequence ATGATGAAACCCCGTAAAGTACCACTGCGGACCTGTATTGGTTGTCAGGAACAAAAAAATAAGCGGGAACTGGTGCGGATTGTTCGTACTCCGGAGGGGAAAGTGGAGATGGACCCTTCCGGCAAAAAAGCGGGCCGCGGCACCTACATCTGCCAAAAACGAAGCTGTCTGGAGGCGGCGGCCAAAGGAAAGCGGATTGAGCGCAGTCTGAAACACCCTGTTTCTCCCGCCGTGGTGCAGGAGATAGCTGCTAAACTACCGGAGGATGATGGTGATGTCTGA
- the ispG gene encoding flavodoxin-dependent (E)-4-hydroxy-3-methylbut-2-enyl-diphosphate synthase yields the protein MRKDTKAVQVGPLTIGGGAPVVIQSMTNTATADVSATLEQINELAAAGCELVRVAVPDETAADALPEIVAQSPLPVVADIHFNHRLALAALHAGVAKLRINPGNIGGEKRLAQVVDLAGEKRVPIRIGVNAGSLEKRLLAKYGKATPEAMVESALDHIGLVEKLGFTDVVVSLKASSVPLTVAAYRLLAKEVNYPLHIGVTEAGSQFGGTVFSAVGIGALLLDGLGDTLRVSLTAPPAKEIPVAKEILTACELRRFGPRIVSCPTCGRCQIGLMELAKEVEERIAHIKEPLTLAVMGCAVNGPGEAREADLGIAGGKNQGLIFREGKIIRKVPQEQLLDEFMTYLHDFLAGRQKGSG from the coding sequence TTGCGGAAGGATACCAAAGCGGTGCAGGTGGGGCCGCTAACCATTGGTGGCGGTGCGCCTGTTGTGATTCAGTCCATGACAAACACAGCCACAGCTGATGTTTCAGCAACTTTAGAGCAAATTAATGAACTGGCTGCAGCCGGGTGTGAGTTGGTCCGCGTTGCTGTGCCCGATGAAACAGCAGCGGACGCATTGCCGGAAATAGTGGCTCAATCCCCTTTGCCGGTGGTGGCCGATATCCATTTTAATCATCGCCTGGCTCTGGCGGCACTGCACGCCGGGGTGGCAAAGCTGCGGATAAACCCGGGCAATATCGGCGGAGAGAAGCGGCTGGCCCAGGTGGTTGATTTGGCCGGGGAAAAGCGGGTACCCATCCGCATCGGTGTAAACGCCGGTTCTCTGGAGAAGCGGCTTTTAGCCAAATACGGCAAAGCTACACCGGAAGCCATGGTGGAGTCTGCGCTGGATCATATCGGGTTGGTGGAGAAACTGGGTTTTACCGATGTGGTGGTATCCCTTAAAGCTTCGTCGGTTCCACTGACGGTGGCGGCCTACAGATTATTGGCAAAAGAAGTAAATTACCCGCTGCATATAGGTGTTACCGAAGCCGGTTCCCAGTTTGGCGGAACCGTGTTTTCTGCGGTGGGTATCGGTGCCCTGCTTTTGGACGGGCTTGGCGATACTCTGCGTGTTTCCCTCACAGCTCCCCCGGCAAAAGAAATTCCGGTAGCCAAAGAAATCCTTACGGCTTGCGAACTGCGCCGTTTTGGCCCCCGGATTGTGTCATGTCCCACCTGCGGGCGCTGCCAGATTGGTTTAATGGAGCTGGCCAAAGAAGTGGAGGAGCGCATCGCCCATATCAAAGAACCCCTTACCCTGGCGGTGATGGGATGTGCGGTTAACGGCCCCGGCGAAGCCCGGGAAGCGGATTTGGGCATCGCCGGCGGAAAAAATCAGGGCTTAATCTTTCGTGAAGGAAAAATTATCCGCAAAGTCCCGCAGGAGCAGCTGCTTGATGAATTTATGACATATCTGCACGATTTTCTGGCGGGCAGGCAAAAGGGAAGTGGGTAG